From the Bacillus tuaregi genome, one window contains:
- a CDS encoding DUF2515 family protein: protein MILKPASHPILSNEQLLVQNIKNETKALNKDNISRTDAYFQFYKQHPEIHWSFLASMVSRNAGWNMCDLEGSWLPQLLSKEVRVRLFYTYEKANWLIFRDAYPQLLLYHYSTKVDSAMFHLLNEFQVSAFMEREWNHFWSYRDYKRLLISLIVNEQHVIHKPVITHPHVQSNVFRTFTFFFQDLLHFSSILLPTCEGNLYGASVNGFKNVHKRIDLGKRIASILFNEQLYPAFYKFASKSVHTGSRYDYESYFMKGKTRETPILRAVYPIIEPGTHGIMDHEDWSVRTKIRKSWYENPIHYHPILLNDWFFRKQSQIQRMALFKQIIE from the coding sequence ATGATACTAAAACCAGCATCACATCCTATCCTTTCAAATGAACAGCTTCTAGTGCAGAATATTAAAAATGAGACAAAAGCCTTAAACAAAGATAATATTTCCCGCACAGATGCTTATTTTCAATTTTATAAACAGCATCCGGAAATACATTGGTCCTTTTTGGCATCGATGGTTTCACGTAATGCTGGCTGGAATATGTGTGATTTAGAAGGAAGCTGGCTTCCACAGCTCTTAAGTAAGGAAGTTCGGGTAAGACTCTTCTATACCTATGAAAAAGCAAATTGGCTTATTTTTCGCGATGCGTATCCACAGTTATTGCTCTATCATTATTCGACGAAAGTGGATAGTGCCATGTTTCATTTATTGAATGAATTCCAAGTTTCTGCGTTTATGGAAAGAGAATGGAACCACTTCTGGAGCTATAGAGATTATAAACGCTTACTCATTTCACTCATTGTGAATGAACAGCATGTCATTCATAAACCAGTCATCACCCATCCGCATGTCCAAAGTAATGTTTTTCGAACCTTTACTTTTTTCTTTCAGGACTTGCTCCACTTTAGTTCAATCCTGTTGCCTACCTGTGAAGGGAATCTCTATGGGGCAAGCGTCAATGGGTTTAAAAATGTTCATAAACGGATAGATCTTGGCAAAAGAATTGCTTCCATTTTATTCAATGAACAGCTATATCCTGCCTTTTATAAGTTTGCATCTAAAAGTGTTCATACTGGCTCAAGATATGATTATGAATCTTATTTTATGAAAGGAAAAACGAGAGAGACGCCGATTTTGCGTGCGGTTTATCCTATTATAGAGCCTGGCACTCATGGAATAATGGACCACGAAGACTGGTCAGTGAGGACAAAAATAAGGAAGTCATGGTATGAAAATCCAATTCATTATCATCCTATTTTATTAAATGATTGGTTTTTTCGTAAGC